A DNA window from Zingiber officinale cultivar Zhangliang chromosome 3A, Zo_v1.1, whole genome shotgun sequence contains the following coding sequences:
- the LOC122054248 gene encoding uncharacterized protein LOC122054248, with product MSFNPLSIILQQNRLTGPNYIDWKRNLDIVLTAESYKFVLTEQCPDAPTGESTQEEIEYHRKWVKADEMARCYILASMSNVLQHQHQDLPTAYDIMNNLKELFGHQDRASRQEAMRKIMTATMQEGTPVRDHILKMMAYLNEIQILGGEIDGETQIDMILQTLPRSFEQFLLNYNMNKRVYSLAELLTELQEAEGLFRHNAQIHYAENGSTSKPKGKKKKK from the coding sequence atgtctttcaacccattgtccatcatacttcaacagaatagacttactggaccaaactacatagattggaaaagaaacctggacattgttcttactgctgaaagctataaatttgtactgactgagcagtgccctgatgcacctactggtgaatctacccaagaggagattgaatatcataggaaatgggtaaaagcagatgagatggcgcggtgttacattttggcttcaatgtcaaatgtattgcaacatcagcatcaagatttaccaacagcctatgatattatgaacaatctcaaggaactctttggtcatcaggatagggcttctaggcaagaagccatgagaaagataatgacagccaccatgcaagagggtactcctgtaagggatcatatcctaaagatgatggcttatctgaacgagatacagatccttggaggagaaattgatggggaaacccagatcgatatgatcctccaaacgctacctagaagttttgagcagtttctcctgaactataatatgaataagagggtttattcattagcggaactactgacagaacttcaagaagcagaaggattatttcgtcacaatgctcaaattcactatgctgaaaatggttctacttctaaaccgaaaggaaagaagaagaagaaa
- the LOC122054250 gene encoding uncharacterized protein LOC122054250: protein MSFNPLSIILQQNRLTGPNYIDWKRNLDIVLTAESYKFVLTEQCPDAPTGESTQEEIEYYRKWVKADEMARCYILASMSNVLQHQHQDLPTAYDIMNNLKELFGHQDRASRQEAMRKIMTATMQEGTPVRDHILKMMAYLNEIQILGGEIDGETQIDMILQTLPRSFEQFRLNYNMNKRVYSLAELLTELQAAEGLFRHNSQIHYAANGSTSKPKGKKKKK, encoded by the coding sequence atgtctttcaacccactgtccatcatacttcaacagaatagacttactggaccaaactacatagattggaaaagaaacctggacattgttcttactgctgaaagctataaatttgtactgactgagcagtgccctgatgcacctactggtgaatctacccaagaggagattgaatattataggaaatgggtaaaagcagatgagatggcgcggtgttacattttggcttcaatgtcaaatgtattgcaacatcagcatcaagatttaccaacagcctatgatattatgaacaatctcaaggaactctttggtcatcaggatagggcttctaggcaagaagccatgagaaagataatgacagccaccatgcaagagggtactcctgtaagggatcatatcctaaagatgatggcttatctgaacgagatacagatccttggaggagaaattgatggggaaacccagatcgatatgatcctccaaacgctacctagaagttttgagcagtttcgcctgaactataatatgaataagagggtttattcattagcggaactactgacagaacttcaagcagcagaaggattatttcgtcacaattctcaaattcactatgctgcaaatggttctacttctaaaccgaaaggaaagaagaagaagaaa